The Chryseolinea soli nucleotide sequence CCCGCCAGGAGAAAGAAATCCAGCCAGCTCACCTCCGCAAAACCAAACTCTTTGAACAGCACCACCCCCAGGCTCCCGAGGTATCCAAAAGAGTCGGCGATGTACATAATAAACCCAACGGTACCCACATACTGGAAAGCCGCCAGCAAGCGGTCGAAGAAAATGCTGTTGAAGGGAATGTAGCCCAGGTACAGTCCCAATCCGATCAGGATCATCCAAACGGTGGGAGAGATCAGGTGCTGCTGGAACAAGAACGTGCTCACCCCCACCAACACCATGCCCACAAACACGATCAGGTGATTCACCATCAGGGCAACTTTGTTGTTCTTAATGATCATCGTGCTGCCAATAATAATGAGCACAGCAATGGAGATGGGCGTTTCCGTGGTGGCAAAGATCTCCGGTGAATTTCCATAGCCCAGCGACTTCCAGACCTCGGCCGAAAAATTGTCGCGCAAGTCGCGGAAGGTGGTGAGCAGCATGTAGCTGAGCGTGAACAAGACGATCCCCGGTAAAAAAGTAGCGACAAAATTCTTGCGCTCGGCGGCGTCCATCGGTTGCCGTTTGGTGCGCAACTGTTCGTCCAGTGCGGAGGGCGGTGGAAGTTTGTCCAGCAAATACAGAAACACCAGCAAGGGCACCGCGAACACACCACACGCCGCAAACGGCATCCACATTTCTGAAACGCCCCAATCGCGCATGATAAAGCCGCCAACGGACTTAGCAAATCCTGCGGAAAAAATAAAGCTCACCGAGAGTCCGGCGCCCAGCACTTCCGTGAACCGCCGTCCTTCCAAATACCCGAACACCATGCCCCAGACAAATCCAAGGGGGAATCCATTGGTAAAAAGAAATACCATATTATACGGCGCCGGCACCACGGCAAACAGCAACCACGACAAACCGGCCAATCCCACCATCAGCAGGATGCCCATGGCCCGCGAAGCGGCTTTCAATTCAGAGATGATCTTGATGCCGACAAACTTGGCGCAGCCATAGCCCACCACCTGGAAGATGACCAGCCAACTCTTATAACTCAACGCTCCCACCCGCATACCTTCGAACGTGGCTACGGAGAAGGCTTTGCGAAAAGCATAGATACAGGTGTAGAGACAAAACGCCATAAGGGTGGCATAC carries:
- a CDS encoding DUF5690 family protein, which encodes MALPSESPITRWLKHTHSFWFALYATLMAFCLYTCIYAFRKAFSVATFEGMRVGALSYKSWLVIFQVVGYGCAKFVGIKIISELKAASRAMGILLMVGLAGLSWLLFAVVPAPYNMVFLFTNGFPLGFVWGMVFGYLEGRRFTEVLGAGLSVSFIFSAGFAKSVGGFIMRDWGVSEMWMPFAACGVFAVPLLVFLYLLDKLPPPSALDEQLRTKRQPMDAAERKNFVATFLPGIVLFTLSYMLLTTFRDLRDNFSAEVWKSLGYGNSPEIFATTETPISIAVLIIIGSTMIIKNNKVALMVNHLIVFVGMVLVGVSTFLFQQHLISPTVWMILIGLGLYLGYIPFNSIFFDRLLAAFQYVGTVGFIMYIADSFGYLGSLGVVLFKEFGFAEVSWLDFFLLAGYAVSAAGSLLIGGSMAYFHLKHRRWQSRQVQASSSVSTPA